In Geobacillus kaustophilus, a genomic segment contains:
- a CDS encoding phasin family protein, translated as MAFGLGLAIASKEQVEKIIDELVKKGELSLDESKEVIDQWKQQTEARKTEVQRLVREQIKQVIDKLELATKEDVRQLEERIRRLEEKGQSGQ; from the coding sequence TTGGCATTCGGGCTGGGATTGGCGATTGCAAGCAAAGAACAAGTGGAAAAGATCATTGACGAGCTTGTCAAAAAAGGGGAGCTGTCGCTTGACGAATCGAAGGAAGTGATCGATCAATGGAAGCAGCAGACCGAAGCGCGGAAAACGGAAGTGCAGCGGCTCGTGCGCGAGCAAATCAAACAAGTGATCGACAAGCTTGAACTGGCGACAAAAGAAGACGTGCGGCAGCTTGAAGAGCGAATCCGCCGTCTTGAGGAAAAAGGACAAAGCGGGCAGTAA
- a CDS encoding DUF2238 domain-containing protein: MEQARQTRIHGLLLLIVAAVFVWSAIRPTSYAVWALEVAPALVGLVIVMALYQRFRLTTMSYVIIAMLAVLMLIGGHYIYSKVPFFNWIKDAFHFERNHYDRFGHFLKGTFAIVLREIVLRKTPLSRGPWLFTIVTSMSLAIAALYEIIEWLVSLISKGGKASKDFLGTQGDIWDTQWDMVCTLIGTLIALWLLSRWHDRQLARLDQPRS, translated from the coding sequence GTGGAACAAGCAAGGCAAACCCGCATTCATGGGCTGTTGTTGCTGATCGTCGCTGCTGTGTTCGTTTGGTCGGCCATTCGTCCAACCAGCTATGCGGTGTGGGCGCTTGAGGTCGCCCCAGCGCTTGTGGGGCTTGTGATCGTGATGGCCCTGTATCAACGCTTCCGGCTGACAACGATGTCGTATGTCATCATCGCCATGCTGGCGGTCCTCATGTTGATCGGCGGCCATTATATTTACTCCAAAGTTCCTTTTTTTAACTGGATCAAAGATGCGTTCCATTTCGAACGCAACCATTATGACCGGTTTGGCCATTTCCTCAAAGGGACGTTCGCCATCGTCCTAAGGGAGATTGTGCTGCGGAAAACGCCGCTGTCGCGCGGCCCTTGGCTTTTCACGATCGTCACAAGCATGTCGCTCGCCATCGCCGCCCTGTATGAAATCATCGAATGGCTCGTCTCCCTCATCTCCAAAGGGGGAAAGGCATCGAAAGACTTTTTGGGCACGCAAGGCGATATTTGGGACACCCAATGGGATATGGTATGCACATTGATTGGGACACTGATTGCCCTATGGCTGCTCTCAAGGTGGCACGACCGGCAACTTGCGCGGTTGGATCAGCCCCGCAGCTAG
- a CDS encoding putative holin-like toxin, which produces MMSIADALTLMIAFASLIVAVIAVSKDKK; this is translated from the coding sequence ATGATGTCGATTGCCGACGCGCTGACGCTCATGATTGCGTTTGCGTCACTCATCGTCGCGGTGATCGCCGTATCCAAAGACAAAAAGTAA
- a CDS encoding sulfite oxidase-like oxidoreductase, which translates to MPKQLPPGQFETEKWPILHEGDVYEFDEATWEFRLFGEVKKEVSFSYQEVMALPKTISTVDMHCVTTWSKFDTTFEGIAFREFLRFVELDPDVKYVKIYGYLNGDRFGYSANLPLEALMGDDALFVYRWKDKHHDWQDISPKHGYPLRFIPPATFYLWKGAKWASGIRFMKEDEPGYWEERGYSMTANPFKEERFAESAARFRFW; encoded by the coding sequence ATGCCGAAACAACTCCCTCCCGGCCAATTTGAAACCGAAAAATGGCCGATTTTGCATGAAGGGGACGTGTACGAATTTGATGAGGCGACATGGGAATTTCGATTGTTCGGCGAGGTCAAAAAGGAGGTCTCCTTCTCCTATCAAGAAGTGATGGCGCTGCCGAAAACGATTTCCACCGTCGATATGCATTGCGTCACGACATGGTCGAAATTTGATACGACGTTTGAAGGCATCGCCTTCCGCGAGTTTTTGCGCTTTGTGGAGCTAGATCCTGATGTGAAATACGTGAAAATTTACGGATATTTAAACGGCGACCGGTTCGGCTATTCGGCGAACTTGCCGCTTGAAGCGCTGATGGGCGATGATGCCTTGTTTGTCTATCGATGGAAAGACAAGCATCACGACTGGCAGGACATCTCGCCGAAGCACGGCTATCCGCTCCGTTTCATTCCGCCGGCGACGTTTTACTTATGGAAAGGGGCGAAATGGGCGTCCGGCATCCGCTTTATGAAGGAAGATGAGCCGGGCTACTGGGAAGAGCGCGGTTATTCGATGACCGCCAATCCGTTTAAAGAGGAGCGGTTTGCCGAATCGGCGGCGCGATTCCGCTTTTGGTAA
- a CDS encoding DUF6044 family protein has product MAEQRERWLFLLALCLIALYVSPLFLLGENAHIRVHDNLDSNIAWYKVLSESGKITGPLDAKIPQIANGKLSRNALGSELTGIVWLHALFPTMTAYALSQTITRVVAFLGMYLLLKTHFLPEPRWMAVRIGVALAFALTLFWPSGMLSTLGMPLALWAFLSIRKGEGEWKHYVALTLLPFYSSFVLGFFFFLAAMGTLWLLDVLRGKGWNIRFLTSIAYMTLLYLLVEYRLVYSFLWEDEPTSRDEYFHARLSFWHCVRLTWKNFILGHHHVMTEHTFFILPAWLMALYLVFMKKRWKQERLFLFLFGLNFALSAWYAFWFYKGWLPLTERFHFLDTFNFARFHFLRPLVIYVQFALALKIVWQYSEKGEKWAKRLLAAQVILVFLINEEIVFRYEPTVKQFYAEKQFQEIKQYIGLPVSDYRVVSIGIHPAIAQYNGFYTLDTYNNFYPLSYKYEFRKIIEQELAKSKTIRTYFDEWGGRCYIFTEELGKRCMFTKHSKQRLKNLQLNTEQLKKMGGRYIFSAVPIDNAAENRLVLDRVFTSDESAWTIYLYKVE; this is encoded by the coding sequence ATGGCCGAACAAAGAGAACGATGGCTCTTCCTTTTGGCACTTTGCCTCATCGCCCTTTACGTGTCCCCGCTCTTTCTCCTTGGCGAGAACGCCCATATTCGCGTCCACGATAATTTGGATTCCAATATCGCTTGGTATAAGGTGCTCTCCGAAAGCGGAAAAATCACCGGGCCGCTTGACGCGAAGATTCCGCAAATCGCCAACGGCAAGTTGTCAAGAAATGCCCTCGGTTCGGAGTTGACCGGCATCGTCTGGCTGCACGCGTTATTTCCCACGATGACTGCTTATGCGCTCAGCCAAACGATCACAAGGGTGGTGGCATTTTTGGGCATGTATTTGTTGTTGAAAACGCATTTCCTGCCCGAGCCGCGTTGGATGGCTGTTCGCATCGGCGTGGCGCTCGCATTTGCGCTGACGCTGTTTTGGCCGTCGGGGATGTTAAGCACGCTCGGCATGCCGCTTGCGCTCTGGGCGTTTTTGAGCATCCGGAAAGGCGAGGGGGAGTGGAAACATTACGTCGCGCTCACGCTTCTCCCGTTTTATTCCAGCTTTGTGCTCGGGTTCTTTTTCTTTCTTGCCGCCATGGGCACTCTTTGGCTTTTGGATGTGCTGCGCGGGAAGGGGTGGAACATCCGCTTTTTGACTTCCATCGCTTACATGACGCTGTTGTATTTGCTTGTCGAGTACCGGCTTGTGTACTCGTTTTTATGGGAAGACGAGCCGACAAGCCGGGATGAGTACTTCCATGCCCGGTTGTCGTTTTGGCATTGCGTCCGCTTGACGTGGAAAAACTTTATCCTCGGCCACCATCACGTCATGACCGAGCATACCTTTTTTATTTTGCCGGCCTGGTTGATGGCCTTGTATCTCGTTTTCATGAAAAAACGATGGAAGCAAGAACGGTTATTTCTTTTCCTATTCGGACTGAATTTCGCCCTGTCGGCGTGGTACGCCTTTTGGTTTTATAAAGGGTGGCTGCCGCTTACCGAGCGGTTTCATTTTTTGGACACGTTTAACTTTGCCCGCTTTCATTTTTTGCGCCCGCTTGTCATTTATGTGCAGTTTGCGCTGGCGCTGAAAATCGTATGGCAATACAGCGAAAAAGGAGAAAAGTGGGCGAAGCGGCTGCTAGCGGCCCAAGTGATCTTGGTGTTTTTGATTAACGAAGAAATCGTCTTCCGCTACGAGCCGACGGTGAAGCAATTTTACGCGGAAAAACAGTTCCAAGAAATCAAGCAATACATCGGGCTCCCGGTGTCCGACTACCGCGTCGTCAGCATCGGCATTCACCCCGCCATCGCCCAATACAACGGATTTTACACGCTCGATACGTACAACAACTTTTACCCGCTGTCATACAAATACGAATTCCGCAAAATCATTGAGCAGGAACTAGCCAAAAGCAAAACGATCCGCACGTATTTTGACGAATGGGGCGGTCGGTGCTACATCTTCACTGAAGAACTTGGAAAACGGTGCATGTTCACGAAACACTCGAAACAGCGGCTGAAGAACTTGCAATTGAATACAGAGCAGCTGAAAAAGATGGGCGGCCGCTACATTTTCTCGGCCGTTCCGATCGATAACGCGGCGGAAAACAGGCTTGTGTTGGACCGCGTGTTCACGTCCGATGAGTCGGCGTGGACGATTTACTTGTACAAGGTGGAATAG
- a CDS encoding MBL fold metallo-hydrolase, translating into MADEPLHYGEDYHFIPATSVASGVGISVLPDLYCHTVQIVNICLVGRPGDAFVLVDAGMPGAADDIISAVENRFGSGSRPQAIILTHGHFDHVGALIELVREWNVPVYAHKDELPYLTGKARYPEPDSSVEGGFLAKISPFFPNHPIQLDNRVHPLPEDGTVPHLPEFRWIHTPGHTPGHISLFRPRDAALIAGDAFVTVRQDSLYKVLTQETEITGPPRYYTTDWEAARESVRKLAALFPSVAVTGHGAPVSGDELREGLTKLARDFGRIAVPDYGKYVH; encoded by the coding sequence ATGGCCGACGAACCATTGCATTACGGGGAAGACTATCATTTTATTCCTGCAACGTCTGTAGCAAGCGGCGTCGGAATAAGCGTGTTACCTGACTTGTACTGCCATACGGTCCAAATCGTCAACATTTGCCTTGTCGGCCGTCCTGGCGACGCATTCGTCCTCGTCGATGCGGGGATGCCGGGGGCAGCAGATGATATTATTTCTGCCGTGGAAAACCGCTTTGGCAGCGGTAGCCGCCCGCAAGCCATTATTTTAACCCACGGCCACTTTGACCACGTCGGGGCGTTGATTGAACTCGTCCGGGAATGGAATGTGCCGGTGTACGCCCACAAAGACGAACTGCCGTATTTGACCGGCAAAGCGCGCTACCCGGAACCGGACTCATCCGTTGAGGGAGGGTTCCTCGCCAAAATCTCGCCGTTTTTCCCAAACCATCCAATCCAGCTTGACAACCGCGTCCACCCTCTCCCTGAGGATGGCACCGTCCCGCACTTGCCGGAATTTCGTTGGATTCACACGCCTGGACACACGCCGGGCCACATTTCCTTATTCCGCCCGCGCGATGCGGCGTTAATCGCTGGCGATGCGTTTGTCACCGTGCGCCAAGATTCGCTATATAAAGTGTTGACCCAAGAAACAGAAATTACCGGCCCGCCGCGCTACTATACGACCGACTGGGAAGCCGCCCGCGAATCGGTGCGCAAACTGGCCGCCCTCTTCCCATCGGTCGCTGTTACGGGACACGGCGCCCCGGTGTCAGGAGACGAATTGCGCGAAGGATTGACGAAACTCGCTCGTGATTTTGGCCGCATCGCTGTCCCGGATTATGGGAAGTATGTCCATTGA
- a CDS encoding ABC1 kinase family protein, producing MIGKRMRHIGRYHEIAVSLLRHGFGMIVDELGFSSFLSLSPRWRAEQGKKEGKTVGERLRLVLEELGPTFVKLGQIASTRPDLIPAPIISELEKLQDQVPPFPFGDVRRTVETELGESLDTLFRSFDETPLAAASLGQVHRAVLPSGQAVAVKVQRPYIAARVETDLEILQDLAVLAERRLDWAATYQLSEIVDELARSLRQELDYTVEARHAERFAQQFAGDSSVYVPKVFWDYTTKTVLTMEYVEGMKLGELERLKANGHSLKTIAERLAEATFKQMFEHGFFHGDPHPGNVFVLDDGTLSFIDFGLMGRLRPHVKHHLSSLIIALMRQNTDGVLAAIYGLGIVPDGVDEGKLRDDIDELREKYYRVPLSEVSLGEAVEDLLSVAFRHGIRIPSDLTLLGKALLTVEGVVETLDPQFRIMDVAEPFGRRLMKERLRPDRVAETAWKRIFDYGEWLLRLPEGVKEWTKMMRHGKLRLEITAPDLEALLQKLDQITNRLSFSIVLLSLSIVLVGLMIASSLGRPSTLLWKIPAVEIGLGASAFLFGWLLYSIFRSGKF from the coding sequence ATGATCGGAAAACGGATGCGCCATATCGGAAGGTATCACGAAATCGCCGTCTCCTTGCTTCGGCACGGATTCGGGATGATCGTCGATGAGCTTGGCTTTTCGTCGTTTCTGTCGTTGTCGCCGCGATGGAGAGCGGAGCAAGGGAAAAAGGAAGGAAAAACGGTTGGGGAGCGGCTCCGCCTTGTGCTCGAGGAGCTCGGCCCGACGTTCGTGAAGCTTGGGCAAATTGCCAGCACACGGCCGGATTTGATTCCCGCTCCGATCATCAGCGAGCTCGAAAAACTGCAAGACCAAGTTCCTCCGTTTCCGTTTGGCGACGTTCGCCGGACGGTGGAGACCGAACTCGGGGAGTCGCTTGACACGTTGTTTCGTTCATTTGACGAAACGCCGCTCGCGGCCGCTTCGCTTGGGCAAGTACATCGAGCGGTTCTTCCTTCCGGACAAGCCGTGGCGGTGAAAGTGCAGCGTCCATACATCGCTGCGCGGGTGGAGACGGATCTGGAAATTTTGCAAGATTTGGCCGTGCTGGCGGAACGTCGTCTCGATTGGGCGGCAACCTACCAATTATCTGAGATTGTCGATGAACTGGCGCGGTCCTTGCGGCAGGAGCTGGATTATACAGTCGAGGCGCGCCATGCGGAACGGTTTGCACAGCAGTTTGCCGGCGATTCGTCGGTGTATGTCCCGAAGGTGTTTTGGGATTATACGACGAAAACCGTGCTCACGATGGAATATGTCGAAGGAATGAAACTTGGGGAGCTCGAGCGGCTGAAAGCGAACGGCCACTCCTTAAAGACGATCGCCGAGCGTTTGGCTGAAGCAACCTTTAAACAAATGTTTGAGCATGGATTTTTTCATGGCGATCCTCATCCTGGCAATGTATTTGTTCTTGACGATGGAACGCTTTCCTTCATTGACTTTGGCTTGATGGGCCGCCTTCGACCTCATGTTAAACATCATCTTTCTTCACTCATCATCGCCTTAATGCGGCAAAACACGGATGGGGTGTTGGCTGCAATTTACGGTTTAGGGATTGTCCCTGACGGGGTCGATGAAGGAAAATTGCGCGATGATATTGACGAGCTGCGGGAGAAATACTACCGCGTTCCGCTCAGTGAGGTGAGTCTCGGGGAAGCCGTCGAGGATTTGCTTTCGGTGGCATTTCGCCATGGCATTCGCATCCCAAGCGATTTAACGCTGTTAGGGAAAGCGCTGTTGACGGTCGAAGGGGTCGTGGAGACGCTTGACCCGCAGTTTCGCATTATGGACGTCGCCGAACCGTTTGGAAGAAGATTGATGAAAGAGCGGCTCCGTCCCGACCGCGTGGCGGAAACAGCGTGGAAACGGATTTTTGATTATGGTGAATGGCTGCTCCGACTACCGGAGGGCGTAAAGGAATGGACGAAAATGATGCGGCATGGCAAGCTTCGGTTGGAAATCACGGCTCCTGATTTGGAAGCGCTGCTGCAGAAGCTCGATCAGATTACGAACCGGCTGTCGTTCAGCATCGTTCTTCTTTCGCTGAGCATCGTCCTCGTCGGACTGATGATCGCTTCATCGCTCGGTCGGCCGTCGACGCTGCTGTGGAAGATTCCTGCTGTTGAAATCGGATTGGGGGCGTCCGCTTTTCTATTCGGTTGGCTGCTTTACTCGATTTTTCGTTCGGGAAAATTTTAG